A single Eubalaena glacialis isolate mEubGla1 chromosome 18, mEubGla1.1.hap2.+ XY, whole genome shotgun sequence DNA region contains:
- the LOC133077766 gene encoding LOW QUALITY PROTEIN: vomeronasal type-1 receptor 2-like (The sequence of the model RefSeq protein was modified relative to this genomic sequence to represent the inferred CDS: deleted 1 base in 1 codon; substituted 1 base at 1 genomic stop codon), which yields MPFMDLKFGMIFLFQIGIGILGNFSLLYHYVFLYLTGSRSRSTDLLFKHLTIANSLVIVSRGIPETTAAFGLKDFLKDFGCKLVFSVHRVARGVSMGTTCLLRIFQAVAIGPSNSKWAELKVXALKFIGPANILCWILNMLLNTMAPMHLTGKWNNKNITKTIDFGYCSSKLHNKDTDLLFMVLVSSHDVLCLGHMTWASGSMVSILYRHKQRVQKILGKNVSPRSSPLTKATQSILVLVSTFVCFYTLSSIIYFYFIRVHKTIWWLVNISALINACFPTASPFLLWRCVPCISRHLCVCTRKSAATSSPQNNVNSLIFIMFIPFCPHSS from the exons ATGCCCTTCATGGATTTGAAATTTGGAATGATCTTCCTATTCCAGATAGGCATTGGAATCCTGGGAAATTTCTCACTCTTATATCATTATGTGTTCCTGTACCTCACTGGATCTAGGTCAAGGTCCACGGATTTGCTTTTCAAGCACCTGACTATAGCC AACTCCTTGGTCATTGTCTCAAGAGGAATCCCAGAGACAACGGCAGCTTTTGGGTTGAAAGATTTTCTCAAAGATTTTGGATGCAAACTTGTTTTCTCTGTTCACAGAGTGGCAAGAGGTGTGTCCATGGGCACCACCTGCCTGCTGAGAATCTTCCAGGCTGTAGCAATCGGTCCCAGCAACTCCAAGTGGGCAGAGCTTAAAGTATGAGCCCTAAAGTTTATTGGTCCTGCCAACATTCTCTGCTGGATCCTAAACATGTTGCTAAATACGATGGCTCCTATGCATTTGACTGGCAAATGGAACAATAAAAACATCACAAAAACTATAGATTTTGGATACTGTTCTTCTAAACTTCATaacaaagacacagacttactattTATGGTATTGGTATCCTCCCATGATGTTTTGTGTTTGGGACACATGACCTGGGCAAGTGGCTCCATGGTGTCCATTCTGTACAGGCATAAGCAACGGGTCCAGAAGATCCTTGGGAAGAATGTATCCCCTAGATCTTCCCCTTTGACCAAAGCTACCCAAAGCATCCTTGTACTGGTGAGCACCTTTGTATGTTTTTATACCCTCTCctccatcatttatttttattttattcgtGTCCATAAGACCATTTGGTGGCTGGTGAACATCTCTGCCTTAATCAATGCATGTTTCCCAACTGCCAGCCCCTTTCTTCTCTGGAGATGTGTCCCCTGTATATCCAGGCACCTCTGTGTGTGTACCAGGAAAAGTGCAGCTACCTCATCTCCTCAGAACAATGTAAATAGTCTGATTTTCATCATGTTTATTCCATTTTGTCCTCATTCTTCATAG